The Gouania willdenowi chromosome 7, fGouWil2.1, whole genome shotgun sequence genome includes a window with the following:
- the LOC114467343 gene encoding uncharacterized protein LOC114467343 isoform X1: MAGLTVEIHRQSSTPQAESEDEIILAEVTLDEPQSVLNQQQNCIPDINSVLRDISVQLAEVKVEVKHLQRQNEEQSTTLKELELQKNELEKLQQQQQQQIQTQAAELVTIKTKANISEKQVEALRKDREVRQVAFSAALLVSGSETTTIGPFNTHTNLIFKNVFENIGNAYNPETGLFTAPVRGAYHFEFYIFGPGETSHPSAAILMKNEQKICFAYDHQPSYYVKSANGATLLLEVGDIVFVRQWENSKIYDTCNNHNTFSGHLLFTM; encoded by the exons ATGGCTGGTTTAACAGTTGAGATTCACAGACAGAGCAGCACACCCCAAGCTGAGTCTGAAGATGAAATCATTTTAGCCGAAGTTACACTAGACGAACCTCAGAGTGTCCTGAATCAACAGCAGAACTGCATCCCTGACATCAACTCTGTGCTGAGAGACATCAGCGTCCAGCTGGCTGAAGTGAAGGTGGAGGTGAAGCACCTGCAAAGACAAAATGAAG AACAATCAACCACACTGAAAGAACTGGAACTGCAAAAAAATGAGCTGGAAAAGctgcaacaacagcaacaacaacaaattcaAA CACAGGCAGCAGAGCTGGTCACCATTAAAACCAAAGCAAACATCAGTGAAAAGCAGGTGGAAGCTCTGAGGAAGGACAGAGAag TGAGGCAGGTTGCCTTCTCTGCAGCCCTGCTGGTTTCTGGATCTGAAACTACAACCATTGGAccatttaacacacacacaaacctgatcttcaaaaatgtgtttgaaaataTTGGAAATGCCTACAACCCAGAGACAG GACTCTTTACTGCACCAGTGAGGGGGGCCTATCACTTTGAGTTCTACATTTTTGGACCTGGAGAAACTTCACATCCCTCTGCAGCCATTCTGATGAAGAACGAACAGAAGATTTGTTTTGCATATGACCATCAGCCTTCTTATTATGTAAAAAGTGCTAATGGTGCTACACTGCTGCTGGAGGTGGGAGATATTGTGTTTGTGCGTCAGTGGGAGAACAGCAAGATATATGATACTTGTAATAACCACAACACCTTCAGTGGTCACCTGCTTTTCACAATGTGA
- the LOC114466940 gene encoding uncharacterized protein LOC114466940: MHRQRIEMALILPLVLLSICCVSAAEPQDEAEKVIISTQPAGNKPQNQQQNFIPDINSMLRDISVQLAEVKVEVKHLQRQNEEQSTTLKELELQKNELEKLQLQQQQQIQTQAAELVTIKTKVNISEKQVEALRKDREVRQVAFSAALLVSGGEIIGPFNTDTNLIFKNVIENIGNAYNPQTGLFTAPVRGAYHFEFYIHGPGETSHGSGAALMKNEQLICIAYEQQTSLWVNSANGATLLLEVGDVVFLRQWKNTKIGDNNNNHNTFSGHLLFIM, translated from the exons ATGCACAGACAGAGAATAGAGATGGCTTTGATTCTTCCATTAGTGCTGCTCAGTATCTGCTGTGTCTCTGCAGCTGAACCCCAAGATGAGGCTGAGAAAGTAATCATTTCAACCCAACCTGCAGGAAACAAACCTCAGAACCAACAGCAGAACTTCATCCCTGACATCAACTCTATGCTGAGAGACATCAGCGTCCAGCTGGCTGAAGTGAAGGTGGAGGTGAAGCACCTGCAAAGACAGAATGAAG AACAATCAACCACACTGAAAGAACTGGAACTGCAAAAAAATGAGCTGGAAAAGCTGCAactacagcaacaacaacaaattcaAA CACAGGCAGCAGAGCTGGTCACCATTAAAACCAAAGTAAACATCAGTGAAAAGCAGGTGGAAGCTCTGAGGAAGGACAGAGAag TGAGGCAGGTTGCCTTCTCTGCAGCCCTGCTGGTTTCTGGAGGTGAAATCATTGGACCAtttaacacagacacaaacctgatcttcaaaaatgtgattgaaaaTATTGGAAATGCCTACAACCCACAGACAG GACTCTTTACTGCACCAGTGAGGGGGGCCTATCACTTTGAGTTCTACATTCATGGACCTGGAGAAACTTCACATGGCTCTGGGGCTGCTCTGATGAAGAACGAACAGCTGATTTGTATTGCATATGAGCAACAGACTTCTCTTTGGGTAAATAGTGCTAATGGTGCTACACTGCTGCTGGAGGTGGGAGATGTTGTGTTTTTGCGTCAGTGGAAGAACACCAAGATaggagataataataataaccacaaCACCTTCAGTGGTCACCTGCTTTTCATAATGTGA
- the dnali1 gene encoding axonemal dynein light intermediate polypeptide 1 has translation MSRPEESLMKYDNLVLISNDTDSKGRALRVSMQQVSSSRPVPPPPKPKSPSNKTVQQKNDDILNCIFPPRKWKEGNQLCVQQVSSVPCTRLDVVSLENSLDTKLQQKQARATGICHVRRELYTQCFDELIRQVAVSCAERGLLLSRVKNEIQMTIGAYHTLYESAVTFGLRKALQAHQDKTDMEQKLSDLEDEIKDLKEQLEEQKAKCKSLEKSEAEKRQQEEMKHLEEIQYLKKANQQLKALLEAFMKSNK, from the exons ATGAGCCGACCTGAAGAATCTCTCATGAAATACGACAACCTGGTTTTGATCAGCAATGACACAGACTCAAAG GGAAGAGCTTTGAGGGTGAGCATGCAGCAGGTTTCCTCCTCCAGACCTGTTCCACCTCCTCCCAAACCAAAGTCACCGTCCAATAAGACTGTACAACAGAAGAATGATGACATTCTGAATTGCATTTTTCCACCCAG GAAATGGAAGGAGGGAAACCAGCTTTGTGTTCAACAGGTTTCTTCTGTTCCCTGCACGCGGTTAGACGTGGTCAGTCTGGAGAACTCTCTGGATACAAAGCTGCAGCAGAAACAGGCCAGAGCCACAGGCATCTGTCACGTCCGCAGAGAACTTTACACTCAGTGTTTTG ATGAATTAATCAGGCAGGTCGCTGTCAGCTGTGCTGAGAGGGGTCTGCTGCTGTCTCGGGTTAAAAATGAAATCCAAATGACCATCGGTGCCTACCACACACTGTATGAGAGCGCTGTGACTTTTGGCTTAAGAAAAGCACTGCAGGCACATCAAGACAAGACTGACATGGAACAGAAA CTTTCAGATCTGGAGGATGAGATAAAGGATCTaaaggagcagctggaggaacAGAAAGCTAAATGCAAATCACTTGAAAAGAGTGAAGCTGAAAAACGCCAGCAAGAGGAAATGAAGCACCTCGAGGAAATTCAGTATCTTAAGAAAGCCAACCAACAACTGAAG GCACTACTGGAAGCATTCAtgaaatcaaataaatga